One genomic window of Arachis stenosperma cultivar V10309 chromosome 10, arast.V10309.gnm1.PFL2, whole genome shotgun sequence includes the following:
- the LOC130956345 gene encoding RPM1 interacting protein 13-like, producing MAVKRKKMESYNSSGKRGEANEKKQKKKEASPSPPTPPLRERDDGTPVRAIACLKMHHDMKRFEETDDCFILGFDPYKPVSLSQDDGVDISVVAEKGQVACRDYPHSRHLCIKFPFKTTSHEKHCELCYCYVCDITAPCKYWRTTEGHCHAENTTVWRDIRLGMRHSKRNSERSNGIPLSGRM from the exons ATGGCAGTGAAAAGGAAGAAAATGGAGTCATACAATTCGAGCGGGAAAAGGGGGGAAGCCAATGAAAAGAAGCAGAAGAAAAAGGAGGCTTCTCCTTCTCCACCAACACCACCACTACGAGAACGAGATGATGGAACACCAGTGAGGGCCATTGCTTGTCTCAAAATGCACCATGATATGAAGCGCTTCGAGGAAACCGATGATTGCTTCATCCTCGGATTCGATCCTTACAAGCCTGTTTCCCTCTCGCAAGATGACGGCGTCGATATCTCTGTTGTTGCTGAAAAGGGACAG GTGGCTTGTAGAGATTACCCGCATTCAAGACATCTGTGTATCAAGTTTCCATTCAAGACAACATCTCACGAGAAACACTGTGAATTG TGCTACTGTTATGTCTGTGATATTACTGCACCTTGTAAATACTGGAGGACCACTGAGGGTCATTGCCATGCAGAGAATACCACTGTCTGGAGGGATATAAGGCTGGGTATGAGGCACAGCAAACGTAATTCAGAGAGGTCAAATGGTATACCACTGTCTGGAAGGATGTAA
- the LOC130958076 gene encoding RPM1 interacting protein 13-like: MGENDAEKNLVVCSGEEEEDSPIRAIVFLKCKDDIKRFEKTEDCFILDFDPSQSLDFSKISLHDNDAAAADVSVLAQLGPVACRDYPHSRHLCLEFPFTTKPHESYCQMCYCYVCDSAAPCKYWTQPLSPHCDADGSSYWKGQRNDMRLVAKAN, encoded by the exons ATGGGAGAAAATGACGCTGAGAAAAATTTGGTGGTTTGTtctggagaagaagaagaagatagcccAATAAGGGCCATAGTTTTTCTTAAATGTAAAGACGACATAAAGCGCTTCGAGAAAACCGAGGATTGCTTCATCCTTGACTTTGATCCATCTCAGTCCCTTGACTTCTCCAAGATTTCCCTGCACGATAATGATGCCGCCGCCGCTGATGTCTCCGTTCTTGCCCAACTTGGTCCG GTAGCTTGCAGGGATTACCCGCACTCAAGGCATCTTTGTCTTGAATTTCCATTCACTACAAAACCTCATGAGAGCTATTGTCAGATG TGCTACTGCTATGTGTGTGATTCAGCAGCTCCTTGTAAATATTGGACCCAACCTTTATCCCCGCATTGTGATGCAGATGGTTCTAGTTACTGGAAGGGCCAGAGGAATGACATGAGACTGGTAGCTAAGGCTAACTAG